In Phenylobacterium koreense, one DNA window encodes the following:
- a CDS encoding acyl-CoA dehydrogenase, producing MALDTGDQPKTFNWEDPLDLASRLSEEERMVWESARAYAREKLLPRVVSAFAEERFDREIMNEMGALGFLGPTLPEEYGGAGVNHVAYGLIAREVEAIDSGYRSAMSVQSSLVMYPIYAFGSEEQKRKYLPGMAKGEIVGCFGLTEADGGSDPASMRTVARKVDGGYVLNGAKMWITNAPISDVCLVWAKLDGVIRGFLVDRGSKGLETPKIQNKLSLRASITGEIALSDVFVPEDQMLPGVSGLRGPFSCLNKARYGIAWGAMGAADFCLHASREYTLTRSVFGKPLAARQLVQKKLADMQTEIALGFEGALALGRLLDQGAWVPEAISLMKRNNCGKALAIAREARDIHGGNGISGDYHVMRHAVNLETVNTYEGAHDVHALILGRAITGENAF from the coding sequence ATGGCCCTCGACACCGGCGATCAGCCCAAGACCTTCAACTGGGAAGACCCGCTCGACCTGGCCTCGCGGCTCTCGGAAGAGGAGCGGATGGTCTGGGAAAGCGCCCGCGCCTATGCCCGCGAGAAGCTGCTGCCGCGGGTGGTCTCGGCCTTCGCCGAAGAGCGCTTCGACCGCGAGATCATGAACGAGATGGGGGCCCTCGGCTTCCTCGGCCCGACGCTGCCGGAAGAATACGGCGGGGCCGGCGTCAACCACGTCGCCTACGGCCTGATCGCCCGCGAGGTCGAGGCGATCGACAGCGGCTACCGTTCGGCCATGAGCGTGCAGTCCTCGCTGGTCATGTACCCGATCTACGCGTTCGGCTCGGAAGAACAGAAGCGCAAGTACCTGCCCGGCATGGCCAAGGGCGAGATCGTCGGCTGCTTCGGCCTGACCGAGGCCGATGGCGGTTCCGACCCGGCCTCCATGCGCACCGTCGCCAGGAAGGTCGACGGCGGCTACGTGCTGAACGGCGCCAAGATGTGGATCACCAACGCCCCGATCAGCGACGTCTGCCTGGTCTGGGCCAAGCTGGACGGCGTGATCCGCGGCTTCCTGGTCGATCGCGGCTCCAAGGGCCTGGAAACCCCGAAGATCCAGAACAAGCTTTCCCTGCGCGCCTCGATCACCGGCGAGATCGCGCTGAGCGACGTCTTCGTGCCGGAGGACCAGATGCTGCCGGGAGTAAGCGGCCTTCGCGGCCCGTTCTCCTGCCTGAACAAGGCGCGTTACGGCATCGCGTGGGGCGCCATGGGCGCGGCCGACTTCTGCCTGCATGCGTCCCGCGAATACACCCTGACCCGCTCGGTGTTCGGCAAGCCGCTGGCCGCCCGCCAGCTCGTCCAGAAGAAGCTGGCGGACATGCAGACCGAAATCGCCCTGGGCTTCGAAGGCGCGCTGGCTCTCGGCCGGCTGCTGGACCAGGGCGCCTGGGTTCCCGAGGCCATCAGCCTGATGAAGCGCAACAACTGCGGCAAGGCCCTGGCCATCGCCCGCGAGGCCCGCGACATCCACGGCGGCAACGGCATTTCCGGCGACTATCACGTCATGCGCCACGCGGTGAACCTGGAGACGGTCAACACCTACGAAGGCGCCCATGACGTCCACGCCCTGATCCTGGGCCGGGCGATCACCGGCGAGAACGCGTTCTAG
- a CDS encoding Fe2+-dependent dioxygenase, whose product MMLHIPQLLTKDEVRELRALIDAAEWIDGNATSGTQSALAKRNQQLPEGSAAASAAGEAILDALSRNPLFVTAALPQTVFPPLFNRYAGGEMFGMHVDNSVRQSRDGSVRIRSDLSATVFLTEPDDYDGGELLVEDTYGVHEVKLPAGDMILYPAHSLHEVTPVTRGARVSSFFWIQSMVREDARRALLFQMDIAIQQLAGKVGAGAPELVSLAGAYHNLLRMWAEV is encoded by the coding sequence ATGATGCTGCACATCCCGCAACTGCTGACCAAGGACGAGGTCCGCGAGCTTCGCGCCCTGATCGACGCGGCCGAGTGGATCGACGGGAACGCCACCTCCGGCACGCAGTCGGCGCTGGCCAAGCGCAACCAGCAACTTCCCGAGGGTTCGGCCGCGGCCAGCGCGGCGGGCGAGGCCATCCTCGACGCCCTGTCGCGCAATCCCCTGTTCGTGACCGCGGCCCTGCCCCAGACCGTCTTCCCGCCGCTCTTCAACCGCTATGCCGGCGGCGAGATGTTCGGCATGCACGTCGACAACTCCGTCCGCCAGAGCCGCGACGGCTCGGTCCGCATCCGCAGCGACCTGTCGGCCACCGTCTTCCTGACCGAGCCCGACGACTATGACGGCGGCGAACTTCTGGTCGAGGACACCTACGGCGTCCACGAGGTGAAGCTGCCGGCCGGCGACATGATCCTCTATCCGGCCCACAGCCTGCACGAGGTGACCCCGGTCACGCGCGGCGCGCGGGTCTCCAGCTTCTTCTGGATTCAGAGCATGGTGCGCGAGGACGCCCGCCGCGCCCTGCTGTTCCAGATGGACATCGCCATCCAGCAACTGGCCGGCAAGGTCGGGGCCGGCGCGCCGGAACTCGTCTCCCTGGCCGGCGCCTACCACAACCTGTTGCGGATGTGGGCCGAGGTGTAA
- a CDS encoding TonB-dependent receptor: protein MDIRRTSGVRAYARKALTPAAVAGIAGLALVPQTALADDAAGAGDATEVSSVHVQGQFATEPTSPKFTADLLDTPRNVTVIPRAIIEQTAATSLQDILRTSPGITFGAGEGGQPLADRPFIRGQASGNNVFVDGVRDSGGQIRDLFNLEQVEVIKGPDSTFNGRGSGGGAINLTTKRAHLGTSASGQVRAGTDSYLRGSVDANYQLGETSAVRVNLMAGQGDTPGRDVVDFETWGAAITGSIGLGTGSRLTASYAHIDRDELPDYGVPLFTKLGAGAPRPTASGVLNVPRDAFYGLTARDFQKSKADTFTLIAEHDINDVITFRNVFRYSKTLNDYLVTNPGDGGAAQFVAGEWWMKRGTKSRWNPTTTVANVTDFYGKFSTGGIEHSYDVGLELSRETNRNASYVIYTTAGAACPAGFTNNATSAGIGDCTRVFAPSPSDPWQGTINRPDPSVNYAKTVGVYAFDTISFGDKLLLNLGIRHDEYSVKGRDVSVASSQGVITGTTITPRDGDWSFTNYQVGLVYKPTPNGSLYASYGTSSTPPTIAGGDQNTTGAGSGNLSNVLLDPEEIASAEVGVKWAFFGERLSTSAALFHMKRENAQVLIDAGVYAQVGEVEVQGLEIGVNGQILPAWSVFGGYTYMDSELKRGAYNSVNVGDRLANTPEHTFSMFTTYNVTDAFSLGGGAYYVSKMYGGNQGGAGGGTNRVYAPAYWRFDLYAAYRINEKLDLQLNVQNVGDKDYIARTNGVHHADYGPGRQAILTLNARF, encoded by the coding sequence GTGGACATTCGACGCACGAGCGGGGTGCGCGCCTATGCGCGCAAGGCGCTGACACCCGCAGCAGTGGCCGGCATCGCCGGCCTGGCCCTGGTTCCGCAGACCGCGCTGGCCGACGACGCCGCTGGAGCCGGCGACGCCACCGAGGTCAGCAGCGTGCACGTTCAAGGCCAGTTCGCCACCGAGCCCACCTCCCCCAAGTTCACCGCCGACCTGCTGGACACCCCGCGGAACGTGACGGTGATCCCGCGCGCGATCATCGAGCAGACCGCCGCCACCTCGCTGCAGGACATCCTGCGCACCTCGCCGGGAATCACCTTCGGCGCCGGCGAGGGCGGCCAGCCGCTGGCCGACCGGCCGTTCATCCGGGGCCAGGCCTCCGGCAACAACGTCTTCGTGGACGGCGTCCGCGACTCTGGCGGCCAGATCCGCGACCTGTTCAACCTGGAGCAGGTAGAGGTCATCAAGGGCCCGGACTCGACCTTCAACGGCCGGGGCTCGGGCGGCGGCGCCATCAACCTGACCACCAAGCGCGCTCACCTGGGCACGTCGGCGAGCGGCCAGGTCCGAGCCGGCACGGACAGCTATCTGCGCGGTTCGGTCGACGCCAACTACCAGCTTGGCGAGACCTCCGCGGTGCGGGTGAACCTGATGGCCGGCCAAGGCGACACGCCCGGCCGCGATGTGGTCGACTTCGAAACCTGGGGCGCGGCGATCACCGGGTCCATCGGCCTGGGAACGGGCAGCCGCCTCACCGCCAGCTACGCGCACATCGATCGCGACGAGCTGCCTGACTACGGCGTGCCGCTGTTCACCAAGCTCGGCGCGGGCGCGCCGCGGCCGACCGCGAGCGGCGTGCTCAACGTTCCGCGCGACGCCTTCTACGGCCTGACCGCGCGCGACTTCCAGAAGAGCAAGGCCGACACCTTCACCCTGATCGCCGAGCACGACATCAACGACGTGATCACCTTCCGCAACGTCTTCCGTTATTCGAAGACCCTGAACGACTATCTGGTCACCAATCCGGGCGACGGCGGCGCGGCCCAGTTCGTCGCCGGCGAGTGGTGGATGAAGCGCGGGACCAAGTCGCGCTGGAACCCGACCACCACCGTCGCCAACGTCACCGACTTCTACGGCAAGTTCTCCACCGGCGGCATCGAGCATAGCTACGACGTCGGCCTCGAGCTTTCGCGCGAGACCAACAGGAACGCCTCTTATGTGATCTACACCACCGCGGGCGCCGCCTGCCCCGCCGGCTTCACCAACAATGCGACCAGCGCAGGGATCGGCGACTGCACCCGGGTCTTCGCCCCCAGCCCGAGCGATCCCTGGCAGGGAACCATCAACCGGCCCGACCCTTCGGTGAACTACGCCAAGACGGTCGGGGTCTACGCGTTCGACACCATCTCGTTCGGCGACAAGCTCCTCCTGAACCTCGGGATCCGTCACGACGAGTATTCGGTGAAGGGCCGCGACGTCAGCGTCGCCAGCAGCCAGGGCGTGATCACCGGCACGACCATCACCCCGCGCGACGGAGACTGGAGCTTCACCAACTATCAGGTCGGGCTGGTCTACAAGCCCACGCCGAACGGCAGCCTCTACGCCTCCTACGGCACCTCCTCGACGCCGCCGACCATCGCCGGCGGCGACCAGAACACCACCGGCGCCGGCAGCGGCAACCTGTCGAACGTCCTGCTGGATCCCGAGGAGATCGCCTCGGCCGAGGTCGGGGTGAAGTGGGCCTTCTTCGGCGAGCGGCTCTCGACCTCGGCGGCGCTCTTCCACATGAAGCGGGAGAACGCCCAGGTGCTGATCGACGCGGGCGTCTACGCCCAGGTAGGCGAGGTCGAGGTCCAGGGCCTGGAGATCGGCGTGAACGGCCAGATCCTCCCGGCCTGGAGCGTCTTCGGCGGCTACACCTACATGGACAGCGAGCTGAAGCGGGGCGCCTACAACTCGGTGAACGTCGGCGACCGGCTCGCCAACACGCCCGAGCACACCTTCAGCATGTTCACGACCTACAACGTGACAGACGCCTTCAGCCTCGGCGGCGGCGCCTACTACGTCTCGAAGATGTACGGCGGCAACCAGGGCGGCGCCGGGGGCGGGACCAACCGCGTCTACGCCCCGGCCTACTGGCGCTTCGACCTCTATGCGGCCTACCGCATCAACGAGAAGCTCGACCTGCAGCTCAACGTCCAGAACGTCGGCGACAAGGACTACATCGCCCGGACCAACGGCGTTCACCACGCCGACTACGGCCCCGGCCGCCAGGCGATCCTGACCCTCAACGCCCGGTTCTGA
- the cysQ gene encoding 3'(2'),5'-bisphosphate nucleotidase CysQ, with protein MSGGDIGEALAEICEEAAALILPLWKSELTVFAKADESPVTEADRRGEALIIERLAARFPDIPVVSEEDASEFGTPDSIGPRFFLVDPVDGTKAFVRGDPNFTVNIGLVENGRPVAGAVTAPATGETWFTTAAGAMKRSNGGSAHPARARPWPQGKAIALVSHTMKEETAVKLAEQYGFDLREPMDSSIKFCRIAEGSADIYPRHGPTMEWDIAAGHAVLAAAGGQVKTPEGEDVLYGKTGEGFRNGWFVARGA; from the coding sequence ATGAGCGGCGGTGACATCGGCGAGGCGCTGGCCGAGATCTGCGAAGAAGCCGCCGCCCTGATCCTGCCGCTCTGGAAATCCGAGCTGACGGTCTTCGCCAAGGCCGACGAGAGCCCGGTGACCGAGGCCGACCGCCGCGGCGAGGCCCTGATCATCGAACGGCTGGCGGCGCGCTTTCCTGACATTCCCGTGGTGTCCGAGGAGGACGCCAGCGAGTTCGGCACGCCGGATTCGATCGGCCCGCGCTTCTTTCTGGTGGACCCGGTGGACGGCACCAAGGCCTTCGTTCGCGGCGATCCCAACTTCACGGTGAACATCGGCCTGGTGGAGAACGGCCGCCCGGTCGCCGGCGCGGTCACCGCCCCGGCCACGGGCGAGACCTGGTTCACCACCGCCGCCGGCGCCATGAAGCGCAGCAACGGCGGCTCGGCCCACCCGGCGCGGGCGCGGCCCTGGCCGCAGGGCAAGGCGATCGCCCTGGTCAGCCACACCATGAAGGAAGAGACCGCGGTCAAGCTGGCGGAGCAGTACGGCTTCGACCTGCGCGAGCCGATGGACTCCTCGATCAAGTTCTGCCGGATCGCCGAGGGTTCGGCCGACATCTATCCCCGCCACGGCCCCACCATGGAGTGGGACATCGCCGCCGGGCATGCTGTGCTGGCGGCAGCCGGCGGCCAGGTGAAGACTCCCGAAGGCGAAGACGTCCTTTACGGCAAGACCGGCGAAGGCTTCCGCAACGGCTGGTTCGTCGCCCGCGGGGCTTGA
- a CDS encoding DUF3553 domain-containing protein, whose product MSGLDPFLEPGVLVKHPAQDDWGIGQIHSITGRKVTVNFENAGKQVIDASVVRLVFVADDPRGAR is encoded by the coding sequence ATGAGCGGTCTCGATCCCTTCCTGGAGCCCGGCGTCCTGGTCAAGCATCCGGCGCAGGACGACTGGGGGATCGGTCAGATTCACTCGATTACGGGACGCAAGGTGACAGTGAACTTCGAAAACGCAGGCAAGCAGGTGATCGACGCAAGTGTCGTGCGCCTGGTTTTCGTGGCCGACGATCCGCGGGGCGCGCGATGA
- the chpT gene encoding histidine phosphotransferase ChpT, which yields MIDGEDTPELTAPAPLRTAEVAAYLAARMCHDFISPASAIVSGLDLLDDPSAQDMREDAMNLIASSARKLADLLAFSRVAFGASASAETFDPRELHKLAQGVFNHMRAELDWQVEAPAVNKPAARALLNLAQMAGAALPTGGTAKVRAVAQGATIAIAVEAVGPKARLRPEVLRGLRGEPLGEGLHGHWVQAYYVHLFLGDAQGRVFADVNEEKVTFAATTPA from the coding sequence ATGATCGACGGCGAAGACACACCCGAACTCACCGCCCCGGCCCCGCTGCGCACCGCAGAGGTCGCCGCGTATCTCGCCGCGCGCATGTGTCACGACTTCATCAGCCCGGCCAGCGCCATCGTCTCGGGCCTGGACCTGCTGGATGACCCCAGCGCCCAGGACATGCGCGAGGACGCCATGAACCTGATCGCCAGCTCGGCCCGCAAGCTGGCGGACCTGCTGGCCTTCTCGCGGGTGGCTTTCGGCGCCTCGGCCTCGGCCGAGACCTTCGATCCACGGGAGCTGCACAAGCTCGCCCAGGGGGTCTTCAATCACATGCGGGCGGAGCTGGACTGGCAGGTCGAGGCGCCGGCGGTGAACAAGCCGGCCGCCCGCGCACTGCTGAACCTCGCCCAGATGGCCGGCGCGGCCCTGCCCACCGGTGGAACCGCCAAGGTCCGCGCGGTCGCCCAGGGCGCGACCATCGCCATCGCCGTCGAGGCGGTCGGCCCCAAGGCGCGGCTGCGGCCCGAGGTGCTGCGCGGCCTGCGCGGCGAGCCGCTGGGAGAGGGCCTGCACGGCCATTGGGTCCAGGCCTATTACGTCCACCTCTTCCTGGGCGACGCCCAGGGCCGGGTCTTCGCCGACGTGAACGAGGAAAAGGTCACCTTCGCCGCCACGACCCCGGCTTAG
- a CDS encoding metal-dependent hydrolase family protein: protein MRKVSASLAAILVGLGLAGHAAAQGGPAPADKVVVIHAGALLDKPGQAPRGASTLVVRNGKIESVRDGFAAPDAVGAAGAQVLDLTQQFVLPGLIDSHVHIFSDDDKVKAQMAATTRDIEDDMVVGIDNARRTLEAGFTTIRDLGSDIRSVTALRDGINNGLLTGPTILAAGRPITVTGGHGDGSNNLNRDLTEAAHRDGDNVCDGAEDCRRAVRAQISQGADVIKFTATGGVLSNVAGGLGAQMFDDEMKAIVDTAHLFGRKVAAHAHGTDGIVGALNAGVDSVEHATFGNAQTDSLFKKTGAYFVPTMLAPKTALDQARAGARSRNSLEKAEIAAKAAMDNHRRAIASGVKIAFGTDTGVSAHGDNGKEFALMVSVGMSPSEAIKAATVNAADLLGRSASIGTLEAGKDADIIAVAKSPLNDVTELEHPTFVMHRGVVAKLDGQRAAFPPN, encoded by the coding sequence ATGCGTAAGGTCTCGGCGTCGCTCGCTGCCATTCTTGTCGGCCTGGGCCTGGCCGGCCATGCCGCAGCGCAGGGCGGTCCGGCGCCCGCCGACAAGGTCGTGGTGATCCACGCCGGCGCCTTGCTGGACAAGCCGGGCCAGGCGCCGCGCGGGGCCTCCACCCTGGTGGTGCGCAACGGCAAGATCGAGTCGGTGCGCGACGGTTTCGCCGCGCCGGACGCCGTCGGCGCGGCCGGCGCCCAGGTGCTGGACCTGACCCAGCAGTTCGTCCTGCCGGGCCTGATCGACAGCCACGTCCACATCTTCAGCGACGACGACAAGGTCAAGGCCCAGATGGCCGCGACCACCCGCGACATCGAAGACGACATGGTGGTCGGCATCGACAACGCCCGCCGCACCCTGGAAGCCGGCTTCACCACCATCCGCGACTTGGGCAGCGACATCCGCAGCGTCACCGCCCTGCGCGACGGGATCAACAACGGCCTGCTGACCGGCCCGACCATCCTGGCCGCTGGCCGCCCGATCACCGTCACCGGCGGCCACGGCGACGGCTCCAACAACCTCAACCGCGACCTGACCGAGGCCGCTCACCGCGACGGCGACAACGTTTGCGACGGCGCCGAGGACTGCCGCCGCGCCGTTCGCGCCCAGATCAGCCAAGGCGCGGACGTGATCAAGTTCACCGCCACCGGCGGGGTGCTGTCCAACGTCGCCGGCGGCCTGGGCGCCCAGATGTTCGACGACGAGATGAAGGCGATCGTGGACACCGCCCACCTGTTCGGCCGCAAGGTCGCCGCTCACGCCCACGGGACGGACGGCATCGTCGGCGCGCTGAACGCCGGGGTCGACTCGGTCGAGCACGCCACCTTCGGCAACGCCCAGACCGACAGCCTCTTCAAGAAGACCGGCGCCTATTTCGTGCCGACCATGCTGGCCCCGAAGACCGCCCTCGACCAGGCCCGCGCCGGCGCCCGCTCGCGCAACTCGCTGGAAAAGGCCGAGATCGCGGCCAAGGCGGCGATGGACAACCACCGCCGGGCCATCGCCTCGGGCGTGAAGATCGCGTTCGGCACCGACACCGGCGTCTCGGCCCACGGCGACAACGGCAAGGAGTTCGCCCTGATGGTCAGCGTCGGCATGAGCCCGTCCGAAGCCATCAAGGCCGCGACGGTCAACGCCGCCGACCTGCTGGGCCGCTCGGCCAGCATCGGCACGTTGGAAGCCGGCAAGGACGCCGACATCATCGCGGTCGCCAAGAGCCCGCTGAACGACGTCACCGAGCTGGAGCACCCGACCTTCGTGATGCACCGCGGCGTGGTCGCCAAGCTCGACGGCCAACGCGCCGCCTTCCCGCCGAACTAG
- a CDS encoding SDR family NAD(P)-dependent oxidoreductase, which yields MADIRVNSDGPLKGRVALVTGASRGIGEAICARLAQEGAKVVASARTAESGDSRLPGTLTETVDRIGKAGGQAAFIKADLALAADRERLIQEAEAKFGPIDILVNNAAITYFIPVEEFPEKRFKLMMEVQVYAPFHLSQLVIPGMRERGGGWIVNISSPAGLHPKMPFQRGRGGTVYGMCKAALERFTTGLASEVYDDNIAVNVVSPGLVDTPGVAVHGLINENSKDRVQPIEYIAEAVYRLASGDPKSMTGRIDYAEPFLKELGVKPAELV from the coding sequence ATGGCTGACATCCGGGTGAATTCCGACGGCCCCCTGAAGGGCCGCGTCGCGCTGGTCACCGGCGCCAGTCGCGGGATCGGCGAGGCGATCTGCGCCCGCCTCGCGCAGGAAGGCGCCAAGGTCGTCGCCTCGGCGCGCACCGCGGAGTCCGGAGACAGCCGTCTGCCCGGCACCCTGACCGAGACGGTCGACCGCATCGGCAAGGCCGGCGGCCAGGCCGCCTTCATCAAGGCCGACCTCGCCCTGGCGGCCGATCGCGAGCGCCTGATCCAGGAGGCCGAGGCCAAGTTCGGCCCGATCGACATCCTGGTGAACAACGCCGCCATCACCTACTTCATCCCGGTCGAGGAATTCCCCGAGAAGCGGTTCAAGCTGATGATGGAGGTGCAGGTCTATGCGCCCTTCCATCTGTCGCAGCTCGTCATCCCCGGCATGCGCGAGCGGGGCGGCGGCTGGATCGTCAACATCTCCTCGCCGGCCGGCCTGCACCCGAAGATGCCGTTCCAGCGCGGCCGCGGCGGCACCGTCTACGGCATGTGCAAGGCGGCGCTCGAGCGCTTCACCACGGGCCTGGCTTCCGAGGTCTATGACGACAACATCGCCGTCAACGTGGTCTCGCCCGGACTCGTCGACACCCCCGGCGTGGCCGTTCACGGCCTGATCAACGAGAACAGCAAGGACCGCGTCCAGCCGATCGAATACATCGCCGAGGCGGTCTATCGCCTGGCTTCGGGCGATCCGAAGTCCATGACCGGCCGCATCGACTACGCCGAGCCGTTCCTGAAGGAACTGGGCGTGAAGCCGGCCGAACTGGTCTGA
- a CDS encoding glutathione S-transferase N-terminal domain-containing protein, which translates to MIDVHYWPTPNGKKVTILLEELGLPYRIVPVNIGRGDQFTDDYLKISPNNRMPAIVDHEPADGGPPLSVFESGAIMLYLAEKAGRFLPTDVRGKYEVIQWVIWQMANQGPKFGERGHFSRVAPEHGDQSYAQRRFNDETHRIYGVLNNRLYDRRYIAGDDYTIADMISYPWTAGWKAQGIDLGEFKYFKRWFEELSERPALKRGMEASVGEVEDPASVSPEEQERRRKLLYNQRARPAPVA; encoded by the coding sequence ATGATCGACGTCCACTACTGGCCGACCCCGAACGGCAAGAAGGTCACCATCCTGCTCGAGGAGTTGGGCCTGCCCTACCGCATCGTGCCGGTGAACATCGGCCGCGGTGACCAGTTTACCGACGACTACCTGAAGATCTCCCCCAACAATCGGATGCCGGCCATCGTCGACCACGAGCCGGCCGACGGCGGGCCGCCGCTGAGCGTCTTCGAGTCCGGCGCGATCATGCTCTACCTCGCCGAAAAGGCCGGCCGCTTCCTGCCGACCGACGTCCGCGGCAAGTACGAGGTCATCCAGTGGGTGATCTGGCAGATGGCCAACCAGGGTCCAAAGTTCGGCGAGCGCGGCCACTTCAGCCGGGTGGCGCCCGAGCACGGCGACCAGTCCTACGCCCAGCGCCGGTTCAACGACGAGACGCACCGCATCTACGGGGTGCTGAACAACCGGCTCTATGACCGCCGCTACATCGCCGGCGACGACTACACGATCGCCGACATGATCTCCTATCCCTGGACCGCCGGCTGGAAGGCGCAGGGCATCGACTTAGGCGAATTCAAGTACTTCAAGCGCTGGTTCGAGGAGCTCTCCGAGCGCCCGGCCCTCAAGCGCGGCATGGAGGCCAGCGTCGGCGAGGTCGAGGACCCCGCCTCCGTCAGCCCCGAGGAACAGGAACGCCGGCGCAAGCTGCTCTACAACCAGCGCGCCCGCCCGGCGCCCGTCGCCTAG
- a CDS encoding entericidin A/B family lipoprotein, which yields MRKLVIFVAFAASLAVSACNTVSGAGQDVKAAGEAVSDTAEDAKR from the coding sequence ATGCGTAAACTCGTGATTTTCGTGGCCTTCGCCGCCAGCCTCGCGGTCAGCGCCTGCAACACCGTCTCGGGCGCCGGCCAGGACGTGAAGGCCGCAGGCGAAGCGGTCAGCGACACGGCCGAGGACGCCAAGCGCTAA
- the phyK gene encoding sensor histidine kinase PhyK, whose product MEGSPWGSLSTIRVRLTAALAAALLPVLILGILQSGIAFRREGVQLREELAAASERSAATARARMEAADILLETLAPGSVGFNCAQRLAEVTHRIPGYSNLIRFDRRGRVACAAGDVPADPDRFDRPWFRRLAAGDSLVITRDTGASYADVPALLAAVPASDPQVGFDGALVAVISLESLAPRTADRSLPQGAEVALADGRGDYINATDKEAFPDLPADWRDKALKQGSMVWYDRDLRGQQRVFSAAPLVADELFVILSAKSGGLFSWATLNPLTSIVFPILTFILALLAVSVVTERVVTRWIAYLQRIAALYARGRLSVRPVHADQAPPEIRDLAETLEDMADAIVGRDASLRDSLAQKDDLMREIHHRVKNNLQVISSLLNMQQRALSDPAARAAMSDTRQRITALALIYRALYQGPDLKRVDLRAFLEELTAQLIAADAVQGAHVRTEIHVDDLVIDPDRLAPLALFAVEAVTNAQKHAFAGRGGQLTVNFTVRGEEAELEISDDGDAPENALATSGVGRTLMTAFGRQLRGRSEVFRNEKGGITARLIFPTPTDEAAGRQDRGRGNQAAA is encoded by the coding sequence ATGGAAGGCTCGCCCTGGGGTTCCCTGTCGACGATACGGGTCAGATTGACCGCAGCCCTGGCGGCTGCGCTGCTGCCTGTCCTGATCCTGGGAATCCTGCAGTCAGGCATCGCGTTCCGGCGCGAGGGGGTGCAGCTCCGCGAAGAGCTGGCGGCGGCCTCCGAGCGTAGCGCGGCGACCGCGCGGGCCCGCATGGAAGCGGCCGACATCCTGCTGGAGACCCTGGCCCCCGGTTCGGTGGGCTTCAACTGCGCGCAGCGGCTGGCCGAGGTGACCCACCGCATTCCCGGCTACAGCAACCTCATACGCTTCGACCGGCGCGGCCGGGTGGCCTGCGCCGCCGGTGACGTGCCGGCCGACCCGGATCGCTTCGACCGCCCCTGGTTCCGCCGCCTGGCGGCCGGCGACAGCCTGGTCATCACTCGCGACACCGGGGCGAGCTACGCCGACGTGCCCGCCCTGCTGGCGGCGGTGCCGGCCTCCGACCCACAGGTCGGGTTCGACGGGGCCCTGGTGGCGGTGATCTCGCTGGAGAGCCTGGCGCCGCGCACGGCCGACCGCTCGCTGCCCCAGGGCGCGGAGGTGGCGCTGGCCGACGGCCGTGGCGACTACATCAACGCCACCGACAAGGAGGCCTTTCCCGACCTGCCCGCCGACTGGCGCGACAAGGCCCTGAAGCAGGGCTCCATGGTCTGGTACGACCGCGACCTGCGCGGCCAGCAGCGGGTGTTCTCGGCCGCCCCCCTGGTGGCCGACGAGCTGTTCGTGATCCTCTCGGCGAAGTCCGGCGGCCTGTTCTCGTGGGCGACGCTGAACCCGCTGACCAGCATCGTCTTCCCGATCCTGACCTTCATCCTGGCCCTGCTGGCGGTGTCGGTGGTGACCGAGCGGGTGGTGACCCGCTGGATCGCCTATCTCCAGCGGATCGCCGCCCTCTACGCCCGCGGACGCCTCAGCGTGCGGCCGGTCCATGCCGACCAGGCCCCGCCGGAGATCCGCGACCTGGCCGAGACGCTCGAGGACATGGCCGACGCCATCGTCGGCCGCGACGCCTCGCTGCGCGACTCCCTGGCGCAGAAGGACGACCTGATGCGCGAGATCCACCACCGGGTGAAGAACAACCTGCAGGTCATCTCCTCGCTGCTGAACATGCAGCAGCGGGCGCTCTCCGACCCGGCTGCGCGGGCGGCCATGTCCGACACCCGCCAGCGGATCACCGCCCTGGCGCTGATCTATCGCGCCCTCTACCAGGGGCCGGACCTGAAGCGGGTCGACCTGCGCGCCTTCCTGGAGGAGCTGACCGCCCAGTTGATCGCCGCCGACGCGGTGCAGGGCGCCCACGTGCGGACCGAGATCCACGTCGACGACCTAGTCATCGACCCCGACCGGCTGGCGCCGCTGGCCCTGTTCGCGGTCGAGGCGGTGACCAACGCTCAGAAGCACGCCTTCGCCGGCCGCGGCGGCCAGCTCACCGTCAACTTCACCGTCCGCGGCGAAGAGGCGGAGCTGGAGATCAGCGACGACGGCGACGCGCCCGAGAACGCCCTGGCCACCTCCGGCGTCGGGCGCACGCTGATGACCGCCTTCGGACGCCAGCTTCGCGGCCGCTCGGAGGTGTTCCGCAACGAAAAGGGCGGGATCACCGCGCGGCTGATCTTCCCGACTCCGACCGACGAGGCGGCCGGTCGGCAGGACCGCGGAAGGGGGAACCAGGCCGCGGCGTGA